The Rhodococcus sp. X156 genome window below encodes:
- the rimI gene encoding ribosomal protein S18-alanine N-acetyltransferase, with product MTGQDVVLVAMRPADAARCAELEEVLFPGEDPWSEQAFHSELAQPHNHYVTAHLGGPDGLLVGYAGIARLGRAGDPENEVHTIGVDPAHQRHGIGALLLTELLRVADAHGGETWLEVRTDNTAAQALYADRGFEVVGRRPRYYQPSGADAFTMRRPAATRTGDSERPAQEAQP from the coding sequence ATGACGGGCCAGGACGTGGTGCTGGTGGCCATGCGCCCCGCCGACGCCGCCCGCTGTGCCGAGCTGGAGGAGGTGCTGTTCCCCGGCGAGGACCCGTGGAGCGAGCAGGCCTTCCACAGCGAGCTGGCCCAGCCGCACAACCACTACGTCACCGCCCACCTGGGCGGGCCGGACGGGCTGCTGGTGGGCTACGCCGGCATCGCCCGGCTGGGCCGGGCCGGCGACCCGGAGAACGAGGTGCACACCATCGGCGTCGACCCCGCCCACCAGCGCCACGGCATCGGGGCGCTGCTGCTGACCGAGCTGCTGCGGGTGGCCGACGCGCACGGCGGCGAGACCTGGCTGGAGGTGCGCACCGACAACACCGCGGCGCAGGCGCTGTACGCCGACCGCGGCTTCGAGGTGGTGGGCCGACGGCCTCGCTACTACCAGCCCAGCGGGGCGGACGCCTTCACCATGCGCCGGCCCGCCGCCACCCGCACCGGCGACTCCGAACGACCCGCCCAGGAGGCGCAGCCATGA
- a CDS encoding TIGR03767 family metallophosphoesterase encodes MTQHGQNGWSRRKFLGAAGAAGALWAVGTAGPAQAVDRAVRRTAARAVTTAGTTLEAVATRVSATGYTRLTAGPGWPLVVRTDLAPAGAGRDDARTPLASFVQLTDVHVIDTESPVRFEYVHPFNGSAHRPQETLGTQGTSALIRRINSLARTGGPFTGRPFDCLVSTGDNTDNYEQVELDWFLTSYNGGTITPTTGDLTRYEGVQSSGVPLYWNPASPSPDLYKDKGFPQLPGLLDAAIRPFTTEGIDLPWYSVFGNHDNSVQGTLPPGIPFFDDAFTGNQKIMGPSSMAAAQKLVSAMETDPQAVAGMVPETAGLVRTVTPDARRRPFTPREYIRAHLDPANAGRHGPVGHGFTPGSDVSGIAYYTFEIAPGVVGITMDSTNRIGFTEGSLGEAQLRWIERTLVAGSSRYFDAAGNETRHSVSDTYFVLFSHHTSTTMNNLLPDPENLLEARHSGAELVALLQRFPNVLAWVNGHSHQNLITARRGPDPERSFWEINTASHIDYPQHARLLEVVDNADGTLSLFTTLVEAESPYQASYTDGSPQGLASLYRELAFNDIHADPERMGAPADHNTELLVPNPLGARAMATAPRSLTADWW; translated from the coding sequence GTGACTCAGCACGGGCAGAACGGCTGGAGCAGAAGGAAGTTCCTCGGTGCCGCAGGCGCAGCGGGGGCGTTGTGGGCGGTCGGCACCGCAGGCCCCGCCCAGGCCGTCGACCGCGCCGTCCGGCGCACCGCGGCGCGCGCGGTGACCACCGCGGGCACCACCCTGGAGGCGGTGGCCACCCGAGTCTCCGCCACCGGCTACACCCGCCTGACTGCCGGTCCTGGCTGGCCGCTGGTGGTGCGCACGGACCTGGCCCCCGCTGGCGCCGGCCGCGACGACGCCCGCACCCCGCTGGCGTCCTTCGTGCAGCTGACCGACGTGCACGTGATCGACACCGAGAGCCCGGTGCGCTTCGAGTACGTGCACCCCTTCAACGGCTCGGCCCACCGTCCGCAGGAGACGCTGGGGACTCAGGGCACCTCGGCCCTGATCCGCCGGATCAACTCGCTGGCGCGCACGGGCGGCCCGTTCACCGGCCGCCCGTTCGACTGCCTGGTGTCCACCGGGGACAACACCGACAACTACGAGCAGGTGGAGCTGGACTGGTTCCTCACCTCCTACAACGGCGGGACCATCACCCCCACCACTGGCGACCTGACCCGCTACGAGGGCGTGCAGAGCTCCGGGGTGCCGCTGTACTGGAACCCGGCCTCGCCGTCACCCGACCTCTACAAGGACAAGGGCTTCCCCCAGCTGCCCGGGCTGCTCGACGCCGCCATCCGTCCCTTCACCACCGAGGGCATCGACCTGCCCTGGTACAGCGTGTTCGGCAACCACGACAACAGCGTGCAGGGCACCCTGCCCCCTGGCATCCCGTTCTTCGACGACGCCTTCACCGGCAACCAGAAGATCATGGGCCCCAGCTCCATGGCGGCGGCGCAGAAGCTGGTGTCCGCGATGGAGACGGACCCGCAGGCAGTGGCCGGAATGGTCCCGGAGACCGCTGGCCTGGTCCGCACGGTCACTCCGGACGCGCGGCGGCGGCCGTTCACCCCGCGGGAGTACATCCGGGCCCACCTCGACCCCGCCAACGCCGGCCGGCACGGCCCGGTGGGGCACGGCTTCACCCCGGGCAGCGACGTCAGCGGCATCGCCTACTACACGTTCGAGATCGCCCCGGGCGTCGTGGGGATCACGATGGACTCGACCAACCGCATCGGCTTCACCGAGGGGTCCCTGGGGGAGGCACAGCTGCGCTGGATCGAGCGGACCCTGGTCGCCGGCAGCAGCCGCTACTTCGACGCCGCGGGCAACGAGACCCGCCACTCGGTGAGCGACACCTACTTCGTGCTGTTCAGCCACCACACCTCGACCACCATGAACAACCTGCTGCCCGACCCGGAGAACCTCCTGGAGGCGCGCCACAGCGGGGCGGAGCTGGTGGCGCTGCTGCAGCGCTTCCCCAACGTGCTCGCCTGGGTCAACGGCCACAGCCACCAGAACCTGATCACCGCACGGCGGGGTCCGGACCCCGAGCGCAGCTTCTGGGAGATCAACACCGCCTCGCACATCGACTACCCGCAGCACGCGCGCCTGCTGGAGGTGGTGGACAACGCCGACGGCACGCTGTCCCTCTTCACCACGCTGGTGGAGGCGGAGAGCCCGTACCAGGCCAGCTACACCGACGGCTCCCCGCAGGGGCTGGCCTCGCTGTACCGGGAGCTGGCGTTCAACGACATCCACGCCGACCCCGAGCGCATGGGGGCGCCGGCGGACCACAACACCGAGCTGCTGGTGCCCAACCCGCTGGGCGCACGTGCGATGGCCACTGCTCCCCGCTCGCTCACCGCAGACTGGTGGTGA
- the tsaD gene encoding tRNA (adenosine(37)-N6)-threonylcarbamoyltransferase complex transferase subunit TsaD: protein MTIVLGIETSCDETGVGVVRLADDGSVTLLADAVASSVDEHARFGGVVPEVASRAHLEAMAPTVHRALAQAGVRRPDAVAVTAGPGLAGALLVGVAAAKAYAAAWDVPFYGVNHLGSHVAVDTLEHGPLPPCLALLVSGGHSSILEVTDLAQPVRPLGSTVDDAAGEAFDKVARLLGLGFPGGPALDRMAREGNPDAVAFPRAMMGPRDSRHDFSFSGLKTAVARHVEALERAGTPVPRADVAASFQEAVADVLTRKAIRAARDVGVDTLMIGGGVAANSRLRAMAESRCADAGLRLRVPRPGLCTDNGAMVAALGAHLVAAGAPASRLDIATDPALAVTTSLR from the coding sequence ATGACCATCGTGCTCGGCATCGAGACCAGCTGCGACGAGACCGGTGTCGGCGTGGTGCGCCTGGCCGACGACGGCTCGGTGACCCTGCTGGCCGACGCGGTGGCCTCCAGCGTGGACGAGCACGCCCGCTTCGGCGGCGTGGTGCCCGAGGTCGCCTCGCGGGCCCACCTGGAGGCGATGGCCCCCACCGTGCACCGCGCGCTGGCCCAGGCCGGCGTGCGGCGCCCGGACGCGGTGGCGGTGACCGCCGGCCCGGGCCTGGCCGGCGCGCTGCTGGTCGGCGTGGCCGCGGCCAAGGCCTACGCCGCCGCCTGGGACGTGCCCTTCTACGGCGTGAACCACCTGGGTTCGCACGTCGCGGTGGACACCCTCGAGCACGGCCCGCTGCCGCCCTGCCTGGCGCTGCTGGTCTCGGGCGGGCACTCCAGCATCCTGGAGGTCACCGACCTCGCCCAGCCGGTGCGCCCGCTCGGCTCCACAGTGGACGACGCCGCGGGGGAGGCCTTCGACAAGGTGGCCCGGCTGCTCGGCCTGGGCTTTCCCGGTGGGCCGGCCCTGGACCGGATGGCACGGGAGGGCAACCCCGACGCGGTGGCGTTCCCGCGGGCGATGATGGGCCCCCGCGACTCCCGCCACGACTTCTCCTTCTCCGGGCTGAAGACCGCGGTCGCCCGGCACGTGGAGGCCCTGGAGCGGGCCGGCACGCCGGTGCCGCGCGCCGACGTGGCCGCCTCCTTCCAGGAGGCGGTGGCCGACGTGCTGACCCGCAAGGCGATCCGGGCCGCCAGGGACGTCGGCGTGGACACGCTGATGATCGGCGGCGGCGTGGCCGCCAACTCCCGGCTGCGGGCGATGGCCGAGTCGCGCTGCGCCGATGCCGGCCTTCGGCTGCGGGTGCCCCGGCCGGGGCTGTGCACCGACAACGGCGCGATGGTCGCCGCGCTCGGCGCTCACCTGGTGGCGGCAGGCGCCCCGGCGTCGCGGCTGGACATCGCCACCGACCCTGCGCTGGCGGTCACCACCAGTCTGCGGTGA